One window of the Rufibacter radiotolerans genome contains the following:
- a CDS encoding SusC/RagA family TonB-linked outer membrane protein gives MKKLDNKRISRFPFPEVPKGSGSMKLMLAVLFLGALEMPASASAAVTGTTSEAGTKKHLVLPKHSGSNRAAAITRKGTRRADITVKGKVTSVTGEPLIGVTVLQKGTTRVAVTDVEGNFTMVVPENAVLEVSYVGFEKQEVNVAGRTQINIELQGSVALEEVVVVGYGTIEKSDFTGSSSTVKIENANDNRVISVPEAIQGRVAGVQIMNNTGQPGSGMTFNIRGMTSVTGSSQPLIVVDGQPIDSDQGNTIPGGGMDGGNDIPPADPLASLNTDDIESIEILKDASSVAIYGSRGANGVVLITTKSGKEGRDRISFSSRFDVSMLPKKLKVLNTRDYLNYRNEASLNDGKDSVYTHMEVDSILRKSPNIDWQDEVYSSPINHTQQLSFSGKDEKSSYLLSANYTDQESILTNADFKRYGLRLNYTREVTKKLTVGIRTYFSIADRNYGQESNWTGILGSSAVLGALSFNPLRTPYVINDEGASELDENFTNSPTLVTTKVKDKTKIRTLISNLTLDYKLSKSLKYSLKGGVNDLSSFRQIYNPTGTFIGDTAPGGSASQAENTGFNYLVEHLLSYNKTFVRTHRINAVAGYTYQKWENRSSSNTSMTFPSDALTYYNMQSATNPGRMITGASMRALQSVLGRVNYSYDKRYLFTLTGRYDGATRLSGANKWAFFPSVGLGWNVSNEDFFKNKYVNFLKLRASIGVAGNENISIGATQAKYGLNYVVLGPNIVPSYTMADFENPNLKWETTTQMNVGAEVGFFNDRLTLDVDVYKKNTRDLLINLTLPGSAGYSDYFTNLGEVMNQGVDIEGNLKVIQAGQHRLDVGGNFSIFENKVLDLGPTDILYGRGYFAGGAVLLSQAVHVARPGDPISSFWGYKTAGVYQSQEEINADPALANDNTRPTYKPGDVKWVDFNGDGQINSSDKTIIGNPSADFTYGFNANYSYKRFTLGINVFGSYGNELINLTRWVVGINNTTGNYNLLQSAYDGRWRGEGTSNQMPRVTTNGVRLYQRVPDWLVEDASFVRLQSVNIGYVFNMPKNPIVRSVRAFVSGTNLYTWTKYSGYDPNINAFGHLALNRGVDLGTMGQPRTFSTGFEVNF, from the coding sequence ATGAAGAAGCTTGACAATAAACGTATTTCCAGGTTTCCTTTCCCTGAGGTGCCCAAAGGAAGCGGCTCAATGAAATTGATGCTGGCGGTTTTATTTCTTGGCGCCCTGGAAATGCCGGCCAGCGCAAGCGCAGCCGTTACTGGAACTACTTCTGAGGCCGGAACCAAAAAGCACCTGGTCCTCCCTAAGCACAGCGGGAGTAACCGGGCTGCTGCCATAACCAGAAAAGGAACCCGTCGGGCAGATATAACCGTGAAAGGAAAGGTGACTTCCGTGACAGGAGAGCCACTTATTGGCGTGACCGTGCTGCAGAAAGGCACCACCCGCGTGGCCGTGACAGACGTTGAAGGAAATTTCACCATGGTGGTTCCTGAGAATGCCGTGCTGGAGGTTTCCTATGTAGGCTTTGAGAAGCAGGAGGTGAACGTTGCGGGTCGCACCCAAATTAACATAGAATTGCAGGGCTCTGTTGCCCTGGAAGAGGTGGTAGTGGTAGGATACGGTACCATTGAGAAAAGTGACTTTACCGGCTCCAGCAGCACTGTTAAGATTGAAAACGCCAATGATAACCGGGTAATCTCTGTGCCAGAGGCTATTCAGGGAAGGGTAGCAGGGGTGCAGATCATGAACAATACCGGCCAACCCGGCTCAGGTATGACCTTTAACATCAGGGGCATGACCTCGGTGACGGGTAGCAGCCAACCATTAATCGTGGTTGACGGCCAGCCCATTGATTCTGACCAGGGAAATACCATTCCCGGGGGGGGCATGGATGGCGGGAATGACATTCCGCCCGCTGACCCGCTGGCAAGTTTAAACACAGATGACATTGAGTCTATTGAGATTCTGAAAGACGCTTCTTCAGTAGCTATTTACGGGTCAAGGGGAGCAAACGGGGTGGTCTTGATCACCACTAAATCTGGGAAAGAGGGCAGAGACAGAATTTCCTTCAGCTCCAGGTTTGATGTGAGCATGCTGCCTAAAAAGCTGAAAGTGCTTAATACCCGTGATTACCTCAACTATCGCAACGAGGCCAGCCTCAATGACGGGAAAGACTCTGTGTACACGCACATGGAAGTAGACTCTATTCTCCGGAAAAGCCCTAACATTGACTGGCAGGACGAGGTGTATAGCTCTCCTATTAACCATACGCAACAACTTTCCTTTTCAGGCAAAGACGAGAAAAGCAGCTACCTGTTGTCTGCCAACTACACAGACCAGGAAAGTATCCTGACCAACGCAGATTTCAAGCGGTATGGTCTGCGCCTGAACTATACACGTGAGGTAACCAAGAAACTTACCGTAGGCATCAGGACCTATTTCTCCATTGCTGACAGAAACTACGGGCAGGAATCAAACTGGACGGGTATTCTGGGTTCTTCGGCCGTGTTAGGGGCTTTGTCCTTTAACCCGCTTCGTACCCCTTATGTGATCAATGATGAAGGTGCCAGCGAACTGGATGAAAACTTCACCAACAGCCCAACGCTGGTAACTACCAAGGTGAAAGACAAAACCAAGATCAGAACGCTTATTTCTAACCTTACCTTAGACTACAAACTATCTAAAAGCCTTAAGTATAGCTTGAAAGGCGGGGTAAATGACCTGAGCTCTTTCCGGCAGATCTACAACCCTACCGGAACCTTTATTGGTGACACGGCTCCAGGCGGGTCCGCCTCACAGGCAGAAAATACCGGGTTTAACTACCTGGTGGAGCATTTGCTTTCTTATAACAAAACCTTTGTCAGAACTCATAGAATCAACGCAGTAGCGGGGTACACCTACCAAAAGTGGGAGAACAGAAGCTCCAGCAACACCTCTATGACATTCCCGTCAGATGCGCTCACCTATTACAACATGCAAAGCGCCACCAACCCCGGGCGTATGATCACAGGTGCCAGCATGAGGGCCCTGCAGTCTGTGCTTGGACGGGTAAACTACAGCTATGACAAAAGATACCTGTTCACCCTCACTGGCCGGTATGACGGGGCTACCCGTTTGTCTGGAGCCAATAAATGGGCTTTCTTCCCTTCTGTGGGTTTAGGCTGGAACGTCTCTAATGAAGATTTCTTCAAGAACAAGTACGTCAACTTCCTGAAATTGAGAGCCAGCATTGGAGTGGCCGGGAACGAGAACATTTCCATTGGGGCCACCCAGGCCAAATATGGCCTTAACTATGTGGTGCTTGGGCCAAATATTGTTCCCAGCTATACCATGGCAGATTTTGAAAACCCTAACCTGAAATGGGAGACAACAACCCAAATGAACGTAGGCGCCGAGGTTGGTTTCTTTAATGACCGCTTAACCCTTGACGTGGACGTGTACAAAAAGAACACCCGTGACCTGCTCATTAACCTTACCTTGCCAGGCTCTGCCGGGTACAGTGATTATTTCACCAACCTAGGAGAGGTAATGAACCAGGGGGTTGATATAGAAGGTAACCTCAAGGTGATTCAGGCCGGTCAGCACAGACTGGATGTGGGCGGAAACTTCTCTATTTTTGAGAACAAGGTGCTGGACCTGGGACCAACCGATATTCTTTACGGCCGTGGTTACTTTGCCGGGGGAGCCGTGTTGTTAAGCCAGGCGGTGCACGTTGCCCGCCCCGGTGATCCTATCTCTTCTTTCTGGGGATACAAAACCGCTGGGGTGTACCAGAGCCAGGAAGAAATCAACGCTGACCCTGCCTTAGCCAATGACAATACCCGCCCCACCTATAAACCAGGTGATGTGAAATGGGTAGACTTTAACGGTGACGGCCAGATCAACTCCTCAGACAAAACCATTATTGGTAACCCAAGCGCCGACTTTACCTACGGCTTTAACGCCAACTATTCTTACAAGCGCTTCACGCTGGGCATAAACGTGTTCGGTAGTTACGGAAATGAGCTGATCAACTTAACCAGATGGGTGGTGGGTATCAACAATACCACCGGTAACTATAACCTCTTGCAGTCTGCCTATGACGGAAGATGGAGAGGCGAGGGTACCAGCAACCAGATGCCAAGAGTCACTACCAACGGCGTTAGGTTATACCAGCGCGTGCCAGACTGGTTAGTGGAAGACGCCTCCTTTGTAAGGCTCCAAAGTGTGAACATAGGCTATGTGTTCAATATGCCTAAAAACCCAATAGTGCGCTCAGTAAGAGCCTTTGTGTCTGGCACCAACCTTTACACCTGGACCAAATACTCTGGCTATGACCCCAACATCAACGCCTTTGGCCACCTGGCCCTTAACAGGGGGGTAGACTTGGGTACCATGGGCCAGCCCCGCACTTTCTCCACTGGTTTTGAAGTAAACTTTTAA
- a CDS encoding hybrid sensor histidine kinase/response regulator, with translation MKSDAQTQQVKTGYTVLVVDNDQKSVRFISSILSPFYRLLVKDDAQQVLEHCKERLPDVILMEIPTHALSAYDLARQLREDTRTKSVPIIFLIDKANEEAIDKAFEAGAADYINKPFKATELLVRVKSQINLNISKRRLRQAIDLVPHRIFAKDTEQTVILANVAAAEFFSKKVEDLLGKKEPPLPEGWVYEVVTNDQCPNELFPSKMMTCEEHLILPDGSKKYFLTNKMPFPFSDSQLPALLEIVIDITDEKKRQEEIRHLNEQLLKHGQFKDKLLSLIAHDLINSVFITNSTLSLLLKNVENLSWGKFIDEVEKVKNNSGKTLQLLSNLLEWSKAQFEAVTYEPVTLNLLDELYKLQFILQPYLDSKAIKVVCDVSDKIMIQADEDMLQTILRNLASNAIKYSNEGGTISLTAKEDAGRVYISISDQGVGINPDQLKELQQGNLEHVTTYGTKGEKGSGIGLNLSKEFVERHGGELVILSETGAGSTFTFSVPVST, from the coding sequence ATGAAAAGTGATGCACAAACCCAACAGGTGAAAACGGGTTATACCGTTCTGGTGGTAGATAATGACCAAAAGAGTGTTCGGTTTATCTCTTCTATTCTTAGCCCTTTCTACCGGCTATTGGTAAAAGATGACGCCCAGCAGGTACTGGAACACTGCAAGGAGCGGCTACCTGACGTGATCCTCATGGAAATTCCTACCCATGCGTTGTCTGCCTATGACCTGGCCCGGCAGTTGAGGGAAGATACCCGCACTAAATCTGTCCCCATCATTTTTTTGATAGATAAGGCCAATGAGGAGGCGATAGACAAAGCCTTTGAGGCGGGCGCCGCCGATTACATCAACAAACCGTTTAAAGCCACTGAACTGCTGGTCCGGGTTAAATCGCAGATCAACCTGAACATTTCCAAGAGACGGTTACGCCAGGCAATAGACTTGGTTCCGCACAGGATTTTCGCCAAAGACACAGAGCAAACCGTTATCCTGGCCAACGTGGCGGCCGCCGAATTTTTCTCCAAAAAAGTAGAAGACCTATTGGGCAAGAAGGAGCCCCCCTTGCCAGAGGGTTGGGTATATGAGGTGGTGACCAATGACCAATGCCCCAATGAATTGTTTCCTTCCAAAATGATGACCTGTGAGGAACACCTAATTCTTCCTGACGGGAGCAAAAAATACTTTCTTACCAATAAGATGCCTTTCCCGTTCTCAGACTCTCAGCTGCCCGCCCTACTGGAGATTGTGATTGATATCACAGATGAGAAAAAAAGGCAGGAAGAAATCCGCCATTTAAATGAGCAACTGCTTAAGCATGGTCAATTTAAAGACAAACTGTTGTCCTTGATTGCGCATGACTTGATCAATTCCGTCTTTATTACCAATTCCACCCTAAGTCTTCTGTTGAAAAACGTAGAAAACCTGTCCTGGGGGAAATTTATTGACGAGGTAGAGAAGGTGAAAAACAACTCAGGGAAAACGCTCCAGCTCCTTTCTAACTTACTGGAGTGGTCCAAGGCTCAATTTGAGGCAGTTACCTATGAGCCGGTCACGCTAAACCTGCTAGATGAATTATATAAACTTCAGTTCATTCTCCAGCCTTATCTAGACTCCAAAGCAATTAAGGTAGTGTGCGACGTGTCAGATAAAATAATGATACAGGCAGATGAAGACATGCTGCAGACCATTCTCCGGAACCTGGCCTCTAATGCTATCAAATACTCAAATGAAGGGGGTACCATCTCTCTTACGGCGAAAGAAGACGCCGGCCGGGTCTATATCTCCATCTCAGACCAGGGGGTAGGGATTAACCCAGACCAGCTAAAAGAATTACAGCAAGGCAATCTGGAGCATGTTACCACCTATGGCACCAAAGGCGAAAAAGGTTCTGGCATTGGGCTGAACCTCTCCAAAGAGTTTGTGGAACGGCACGGGGGTGAGTTAGTAATCTTAAGCGAAACCGGGGCCGGAAGCACCTTTACCTTCTCTGTGCCAGTCTCCACCTGA
- a CDS encoding response regulator transcription factor, with the protein MEKILLIEDNEFIRENAAQMLSFAQYEVLTAEDGKKGIASAIKNLPDLIICDIMMPESDGFCVLETLKKLPETSDIPIVFLSAKSTKENKSYGLEMGAADYLTKPFSEQDLLNVVENILHHRHNKV; encoded by the coding sequence ATGGAAAAAATACTTCTGATAGAAGACAACGAATTTATAAGGGAGAATGCTGCCCAAATGCTTTCGTTTGCTCAATATGAAGTATTAACGGCGGAGGACGGGAAAAAAGGGATTGCGTCTGCCATTAAAAACCTCCCCGATCTTATTATCTGTGACATCATGATGCCTGAGTCTGACGGGTTCTGTGTGCTGGAGACCTTAAAAAAACTGCCAGAGACTTCAGACATCCCTATTGTATTCCTCTCTGCCAAGTCCACCAAGGAAAACAAGAGCTATGGCCTGGAAATGGGGGCCGCCGATTACCTGACCAAACCCTTTTCTGAGCAGGACCTCCTGAACGTGGTAGAAAACATCCTGCACCACCGGCATAACAAAGTATAG
- a CDS encoding YihY/virulence factor BrkB family protein: protein MTITEHVTQSRQYRKFIVFLKRVRFVEGKVSVYHVLKVVVDELHHDSLTKRASYMAFNFTLAIFPTIIFLFTLIPYIPVGHLDRDILTLLEDVMPPEIYNAGAETIEDIVNKPRGGLLSFGFLFALVLSTNGIMSLMDAFDKKYKTFRRRTYLRKRLIATALTIALALILFLAIGAIFFGTYILDALVFYEIVTESFTYGLIVSVKYVAVALLFFLATSMIYYYVPAVHDKWPFVSAGSVVATFLIFLVSWLFSLYIGKFDSYNKFYGSIGALIGLMVWLDFVCMILILGFEINISVDALTKRLEKDR, encoded by the coding sequence ATGACCATAACCGAGCACGTTACCCAATCCAGGCAATACCGCAAGTTTATTGTCTTTCTCAAGCGCGTGCGCTTTGTGGAGGGGAAGGTGTCTGTGTACCATGTGCTCAAGGTGGTGGTAGATGAGCTGCACCATGACTCGCTCACCAAGCGGGCCTCTTACATGGCCTTCAACTTCACGCTGGCCATTTTCCCTACCATTATCTTCCTGTTCACGCTCATTCCCTACATACCGGTAGGGCACCTGGACCGTGACATTCTTACGTTGCTGGAAGACGTGATGCCGCCGGAAATTTACAACGCCGGCGCAGAGACCATTGAAGACATTGTGAACAAGCCCCGGGGCGGGCTGCTTTCCTTCGGTTTTCTGTTCGCGCTGGTCTTGTCTACCAATGGCATTATGAGCCTCATGGATGCCTTTGACAAGAAGTACAAAACCTTCAGGCGGCGCACGTATCTTCGTAAACGGCTCATTGCCACTGCCCTTACCATCGCGCTGGCGCTCATCCTGTTTCTGGCTATTGGCGCCATCTTCTTCGGGACTTATATTCTGGATGCGCTGGTCTTCTATGAGATTGTGACCGAGTCGTTTACCTATGGGCTTATTGTGTCTGTCAAGTACGTAGCCGTGGCCTTGCTTTTCTTTCTGGCCACGTCTATGATCTATTATTATGTGCCGGCGGTGCATGACAAATGGCCCTTCGTCTCGGCGGGTTCGGTGGTGGCTACGTTTCTCATTTTTCTGGTGTCCTGGCTGTTCTCGCTCTACATTGGCAAGTTTGACTCTTATAACAAGTTCTACGGCTCTATTGGGGCGCTCATAGGCTTAATGGTCTGGCTGGACTTTGTGTGCATGATCCTGATTCTGGGCTTTGAGATCAATATCAGTGTAGACGCCCTCACCAAACGCCTGGAGAAAGACCGCTAA
- a CDS encoding acyl-CoA thioesterase, translating into MFESEVQIRVRYAETDQMGYVYYGNYAAYFEVARTETFRQLDIHYKEMEAEGVMMPVLELKCKYIKPARYDDLLKVKLLLREKPRGARIKFEYEVYNEGQELLTIGETMMVFVDMKSGRPTAVPAEIHAKLDPHFTV; encoded by the coding sequence GTGTTTGAATCTGAAGTGCAGATACGCGTACGCTACGCCGAGACCGACCAGATGGGCTACGTCTATTACGGCAATTACGCGGCTTACTTTGAGGTAGCCCGTACCGAGACGTTCCGGCAGCTGGACATCCATTACAAAGAGATGGAGGCCGAAGGCGTGATGATGCCCGTGCTGGAGCTGAAGTGCAAGTATATTAAGCCTGCTCGGTATGATGACCTGCTCAAAGTAAAGCTTCTCTTGCGTGAAAAACCCCGGGGCGCCCGTATAAAGTTTGAGTACGAGGTGTATAATGAGGGCCAGGAGTTGTTGACTATAGGCGAAACCATGATGGTGTTTGTAGACATGAAAAGCGGCCGGCCCACGGCGGTGCCCGCTGAGATTCATGCCAAGTTAGACCCTCACTTTACCGTATGA
- the mltG gene encoding endolytic transglycosylase MltG: MSEQNIPSSPQPRRPRKEIKTSKWTYALVLLMFLFVCFSYYAYQIVYTANVENKGEPVYVLIPKGATYEQAMDSIDAKNVVIDRLSLRFMAKLMDYPELVKPGRYELKDGMTNYKLIAKLRSGDQDPVKLTYTNVRLKKDLAHKLSTFIDSSPKEIDSLLNSPSFTRKLGFDTTTILTMFIPNTYEIYWTTPAPEMMERMKKEYDNFWTPERKAKAKAHNLTPTQVSILASIVQAEQSVHADERPRIAGVYLNRLKKGMLLQADPTVVFATGDFGIRRVLNEHLRIDSPYNTYKYKGLPPGPINLPSITSLNAVLNAEENEYLYFCAKEDFSGYHAFAVTEAEHRRNAARFHAAMNQRKIMR, translated from the coding sequence ATGTCAGAACAAAATATTCCATCGTCTCCCCAGCCAAGAAGGCCAAGAAAGGAGATTAAAACATCTAAGTGGACCTACGCTTTGGTGTTGCTGATGTTCCTGTTTGTGTGCTTTTCCTACTACGCGTACCAGATTGTGTATACCGCCAACGTAGAGAACAAAGGCGAGCCGGTGTATGTGCTTATCCCCAAAGGGGCCACCTATGAGCAGGCCATGGACTCCATTGACGCCAAAAATGTGGTAATTGATCGCCTGTCCCTCAGGTTTATGGCCAAGCTCATGGACTACCCAGAACTGGTGAAGCCCGGCCGGTACGAGCTCAAAGACGGCATGACCAACTATAAACTCATTGCCAAGCTCCGCTCCGGCGATCAGGACCCGGTCAAGCTCACCTACACCAACGTGCGCCTTAAAAAAGACCTGGCCCACAAGCTGAGCACGTTCATTGATTCCTCCCCAAAGGAGATTGACTCCTTGCTCAACAGCCCCTCGTTTACCCGCAAGCTGGGTTTTGACACCACCACAATCCTCACCATGTTCATCCCCAACACCTACGAGATCTACTGGACCACGCCGGCCCCGGAGATGATGGAGCGCATGAAAAAGGAGTATGACAACTTCTGGACCCCTGAGCGCAAGGCCAAAGCCAAGGCCCATAACCTAACGCCCACCCAGGTGTCTATTCTGGCCTCTATTGTGCAGGCCGAGCAGAGCGTGCACGCCGATGAGCGACCGCGTATTGCCGGGGTGTACCTGAACCGCCTGAAAAAAGGAATGCTGCTGCAGGCCGACCCTACGGTGGTCTTCGCCACCGGCGACTTTGGCATTAGAAGGGTCCTGAACGAGCACCTGAGAATAGACTCGCCTTACAATACCTATAAATACAAAGGCCTGCCGCCCGGCCCTATCAACCTGCCATCCATCACGTCTTTGAACGCGGTATTGAACGCCGAGGAAAACGAGTACCTTTATTTCTGCGCCAAGGAAGATTTCTCTGGTTACCACGCCTTTGCGGTGACCGAGGCGGAGCACCGGCGCAATGCCGCCCGTTTCCATGCGGCCATGAACCAGCGCAAGATCATGCGCTAA
- a CDS encoding L-threonylcarbamoyladenylate synthase, with product MAQATFLRIHPDNPQPKAIQQAVEIIKKGGLVIYPTDTIYGLGCDLMNGKAVERLCQLRGLKPDKAQLSFICHDLTHISDYAKISNQTYKVMKKALPGPFTFVLEASSNVPKIGGARRKTVGIRIPDNNICLSIVRELGTPIVSTSIHDEDEVIEYTTDPELIYEKYRNQVDLVIDAGYGNNIASTVINCEHDEFEILRQGAGEIEEYL from the coding sequence ATGGCACAGGCAACTTTTTTACGCATTCACCCAGATAACCCGCAACCCAAGGCCATACAGCAGGCGGTAGAAATCATTAAAAAAGGCGGCCTGGTCATATACCCTACAGACACTATTTACGGCCTGGGCTGCGACCTGATGAACGGCAAGGCGGTGGAGCGCCTTTGCCAGCTCAGGGGCCTCAAGCCGGATAAGGCGCAGCTTTCCTTTATCTGCCATGATCTAACGCACATCTCAGACTACGCCAAGATCTCCAACCAAACCTACAAGGTGATGAAGAAGGCCTTGCCCGGCCCGTTCACCTTTGTGCTGGAGGCCAGCAGCAATGTGCCCAAAATTGGCGGCGCCCGCCGGAAAACCGTAGGCATCAGGATTCCGGATAACAACATTTGCCTTTCCATAGTGCGGGAACTGGGCACCCCTATTGTCTCTACCTCTATCCATGACGAGGATGAAGTCATTGAATACACCACTGACCCAGAACTGATCTATGAGAAATACCGCAACCAGGTAGATTTGGTCATAGACGCCGGCTACGGCAACAACATCGCTTCTACAGTTATCAATTGCGAGCATGATGAGTTTGAAATCCTGCGCCAGGGAGCCGGAGAAATTGAGGAATATCTTTAA
- a CDS encoding lysophospholipid acyltransferase family protein, producing MARPDLRPSQYPLWWLLKGISLLPFPLLYGFSTFLFWVLYYVVGYRKKVVRQNLERSFPEKGISELRNIEKQFFLNLTDTMLETLKMVSLTPEDLEKRVDLRGGELVEEHLRRGTPVMVLGAHLGNWEFMSASGNNRFAFPIDGVYKPLASSFFEAFMWFLRSRFGITLVKMKDTLRHLLRHRGQPRILSLLSDQVPPYGEIQHWTTFLHQDTAFYVGADKLRISFQYPTFFVGMRHLRRGYYEVVFQELLPAPVAGVKEEGHPVTEAFARALETWIEKYPSEYLWSHKRWKHKRPVGACSES from the coding sequence ATGGCCCGGCCAGACCTTCGGCCCAGCCAATACCCGTTGTGGTGGCTGTTGAAAGGCATTTCGCTGCTGCCGTTCCCGTTGCTGTATGGCTTCTCTACCTTTCTGTTTTGGGTGCTCTACTACGTGGTGGGCTACCGCAAGAAAGTAGTGCGCCAGAACCTGGAAAGGTCTTTCCCTGAGAAAGGCATTTCTGAGCTCCGGAATATTGAAAAGCAGTTTTTCCTGAACCTCACGGATACTATGCTGGAAACCCTGAAAATGGTTTCGCTTACGCCTGAGGACTTGGAGAAAAGGGTAGACCTGCGGGGCGGCGAGTTGGTGGAGGAACATTTGCGGCGCGGGACCCCGGTTATGGTGCTGGGTGCGCACCTGGGCAACTGGGAATTTATGTCGGCGTCCGGAAATAACCGGTTTGCGTTCCCCATAGACGGCGTGTACAAGCCATTGGCCAGCTCCTTCTTTGAGGCGTTCATGTGGTTTCTGCGCAGCCGCTTCGGGATTACGCTGGTTAAGATGAAGGACACCTTGCGGCATCTGCTGCGGCATCGGGGGCAACCCCGTATTCTTAGCCTACTTTCAGATCAGGTGCCGCCTTACGGCGAGATCCAGCACTGGACCACGTTCCTGCACCAGGACACCGCCTTCTACGTGGGAGCCGACAAGCTCAGAATCTCTTTCCAGTACCCAACCTTTTTTGTGGGCATGCGCCATCTGCGTCGGGGCTATTATGAAGTGGTGTTCCAGGAATTGCTTCCGGCCCCGGTGGCCGGCGTAAAAGAAGAGGGGCACCCCGTCACCGAAGCCTTTGCCCGCGCCCTGGAAACCTGGATTGAGAAGTACCCCTCCGAGTATCTCTGGTCCCATAAACGCTGGAAACATAAGCGCCCCGTGGGCGCTTGTTCTGAGTCCTGA
- a CDS encoding LLM class flavin-dependent oxidoreductase, with product MPTKKLADIPVSVLDLVPILDGKTAADSFKNTVDLARNVEGWGFTRYWMAEHHNMAGIASSATVVLIGHVAGATSKIRVGSGGIMLPNHAPLVVAEQFGTLATLYPGRIDLGLGRAPGTDQLTSMALRRDLRGSVDDFPQNVVELKNYLGPVDPTARVRAVPGEGSNVPIWILGSSTFGAQLAGILGLPYAFASHFAPTQLQAALKTYRESFQSIGELKEPYAIACVNVIAADSDEEALHLSTSLYQSFLNVVRGTAKPMQPPVKSMEGLWDASERYAVQQMLRYSFVGSATTVQTELQQFLDETGVDEIMVGTNVYDHAARVHSYELLAPLFKKADQ from the coding sequence ATGCCTACTAAAAAACTTGCAGATATACCTGTTTCGGTGTTAGACCTGGTGCCCATTCTGGATGGGAAAACCGCCGCCGATTCCTTTAAGAATACCGTAGACCTGGCCCGCAACGTAGAGGGCTGGGGCTTTACCCGCTACTGGATGGCCGAGCACCACAACATGGCCGGCATTGCCAGTTCGGCTACGGTGGTCTTGATTGGGCACGTGGCAGGGGCAACCTCCAAAATACGGGTGGGTTCCGGCGGCATCATGCTGCCTAACCATGCGCCCCTGGTGGTAGCGGAACAGTTCGGGACGCTGGCGACCTTGTACCCTGGCCGCATTGACCTGGGGCTGGGAAGGGCGCCGGGTACCGACCAACTGACCTCTATGGCTCTGCGCCGCGACCTGCGGGGTTCCGTAGATGACTTCCCGCAGAACGTGGTGGAATTGAAGAATTACCTGGGGCCGGTAGACCCTACTGCCCGGGTGCGGGCCGTTCCCGGCGAAGGCTCCAACGTGCCCATCTGGATTCTGGGCTCCAGTACCTTTGGCGCACAGTTGGCCGGTATTCTGGGCTTGCCCTACGCCTTCGCCAGCCATTTTGCCCCAACGCAGCTGCAGGCCGCCCTCAAAACCTACCGTGAAAGCTTCCAGTCGATAGGGGAGTTGAAGGAGCCGTATGCCATTGCCTGCGTGAACGTGATCGCCGCCGATTCTGACGAGGAAGCCCTGCACCTTTCCACCTCGCTGTACCAGTCCTTCCTGAACGTGGTGCGCGGTACGGCCAAACCCATGCAGCCGCCCGTGAAAAGCATGGAAGGCCTCTGGGATGCTTCAGAGCGGTACGCCGTGCAACAGATGCTGCGCTATTCCTTTGTGGGCAGTGCCACCACCGTGCAAACCGAGCTGCAGCAGTTTCTGGACGAGACCGGCGTAGATGAGATTATGGTAGGAACCAACGTGTATGACCATGCCGCGCGCGTGCATTCCTATGAACTTCTTGCCCCGCTTTTCAAAAAGGCCGACCAATAA